Proteins encoded together in one Pseudomonadota bacterium window:
- a CDS encoding C39 family peptidase, whose amino-acid sequence MARFTLATVVMFALSACAAESEHIDEETALAIIAPDEGDDVAVARRALGLAVALRELAAMRGNEPAWGEVTTITDAFPLYLSGAETPSYYEYKVTTGGEDAGYIVVNVDRTDILVIEAAVAGRTLTETYRAATGRSDLRVVRYDWFASSAKDGDEVVAAVGFDGSFEVRPIGAGGDLASKVLALDAEHAAHVEENGCARTQTRESLEAYYGNSQISQLEITQDELDGGDFIDYLNETVPISGSWEYEHLDHSFSWPWHMPHWYQPAGVGGYPVGCGPVAWAMVYAYWKQFHGKGNLFFGMDLSTKWHPADCDPYRDNAIYYGMWELAELVETVYGGSGDDKWGMTYPWKMDQGTAYAQARGYPFTTCEEDSGTEWSKFQEIEDEIAADRPAILRINADGTGAGDHYVAIEGTRHLEQVGLDSLGYRANYGWWGKASPVWIYVQSAPSGGEYHSAFNAYYIHM is encoded by the coding sequence ATGGCGAGGTTTACCCTCGCGACGGTGGTCATGTTCGCCCTGTCGGCGTGCGCCGCCGAGAGCGAGCACATCGACGAGGAGACCGCGCTCGCGATCATCGCGCCCGACGAGGGCGACGACGTGGCCGTGGCGCGCCGCGCGCTCGGGTTGGCGGTGGCGCTGCGCGAGCTCGCCGCCATGCGGGGCAACGAGCCGGCGTGGGGCGAGGTGACGACGATCACGGACGCGTTCCCGCTCTACCTGTCGGGCGCGGAGACGCCGTCCTACTACGAGTACAAGGTGACGACCGGAGGCGAGGACGCGGGCTACATCGTCGTGAACGTGGACCGGACCGACATCCTCGTGATCGAGGCGGCGGTCGCGGGAAGGACGCTCACCGAGACCTACCGCGCGGCGACCGGGCGGTCCGACCTCCGCGTCGTCCGCTACGACTGGTTCGCGAGCAGCGCGAAGGACGGCGACGAGGTCGTCGCGGCGGTCGGCTTCGACGGGTCCTTCGAGGTCCGCCCGATCGGCGCCGGTGGCGATCTCGCGTCGAAGGTCCTCGCGCTCGACGCGGAGCACGCGGCGCACGTCGAGGAGAACGGCTGCGCGCGCACGCAGACCCGAGAGTCGCTCGAGGCCTACTACGGCAACTCGCAGATCTCGCAGCTCGAGATCACGCAGGACGAGCTCGACGGCGGCGACTTCATCGACTACCTGAACGAGACGGTGCCGATCTCGGGCTCGTGGGAGTACGAGCACCTCGACCACTCCTTCTCTTGGCCGTGGCACATGCCGCACTGGTACCAGCCCGCCGGCGTCGGCGGCTACCCCGTCGGGTGCGGCCCCGTGGCGTGGGCGATGGTGTACGCGTACTGGAAGCAGTTCCACGGCAAGGGAAACCTCTTCTTCGGGATGGATCTCTCCACCAAGTGGCACCCGGCCGACTGCGATCCGTACCGCGACAACGCGATCTACTACGGGATGTGGGAGCTCGCCGAGCTCGTCGAGACGGTCTACGGCGGCTCCGGCGACGACAAGTGGGGGATGACCTACCCCTGGAAGATGGACCAGGGCACCGCGTACGCCCAGGCGCGCGGCTACCCCTTCACGACGTGCGAGGAGGACTCGGGCACCGAGTGGAGCAAGTTCCAGGAGATCGAGGACGAGATCGCCGCGGACCGCCCGGCGATCCTGCGGATCAACGCCGACGGCACGGGGGCGGGCGATCACTACGTCGCCATCGAGGGCACGCGCCACCTCGAGCAGGTCGGCCTGGACAGCCTCGGCTACCGCGCGAACTACGGCTGGTGGGGCAAGGCCTCGCCGGTGTGGATCTACGTGCAGAGCGCGCCATCCGGCGGCGAGTACCACTCGGCGTTCAACGCGTACTACATCCACATGTAG
- a CDS encoding PEGA domain-containing protein — protein sequence MNLVVKRIAHASVALLLLYGSAAEAAEEAALIVRLEDEHVELKGVIVYVDGLRVGEAPWEGIVAAGVYEVRAEGAGYWSETVKTRIWPQKTRTIRIEMVPEGQPNVGHFYVGVSYSVGVGGSFLDDIYGSMVKFGPFPSIDIGFKMPGDSVWWELGLVVHPYVVSFPFWTNSRPLSRSESDIAEKSAGVGPQLAAELRLLAPVRTPHVYWAGSFQPGVFLHNFCVYDPDDCGVSGCGSCDHYRATFTMTLRGGFAFFLGDWVEVRLDLLGVELFCERAFGVLYSPSVAVVLRI from the coding sequence ATGAACCTGGTCGTGAAACGGATTGCCCATGCATCCGTCGCACTCCTCCTCCTCTACGGATCCGCCGCAGAGGCTGCGGAGGAGGCGGCGCTGATCGTCCGGCTCGAGGACGAGCACGTCGAGTTGAAGGGGGTGATCGTCTACGTTGACGGACTGCGCGTCGGCGAGGCGCCGTGGGAGGGGATCGTGGCGGCGGGCGTGTACGAGGTTCGCGCCGAGGGCGCGGGTTACTGGTCGGAGACCGTCAAGACGCGGATCTGGCCGCAGAAGACACGCACGATACGGATCGAGATGGTGCCCGAGGGACAGCCCAACGTCGGGCATTTCTACGTCGGCGTTTCCTACTCTGTCGGGGTCGGTGGCTCGTTTCTAGATGACATCTACGGGAGCATGGTGAAGTTCGGTCCTTTCCCGAGCATCGACATCGGCTTCAAGATGCCGGGCGACTCCGTCTGGTGGGAGCTCGGGCTCGTCGTCCATCCGTACGTGGTGTCGTTCCCGTTCTGGACCAACTCCCGCCCGCTGTCCCGATCCGAGAGCGACATCGCGGAAAAATCCGCAGGGGTGGGACCGCAGCTCGCCGCGGAGTTGCGGCTCCTCGCGCCGGTCCGCACCCCGCACGTCTACTGGGCCGGCAGCTTCCAGCCGGGTGTCTTCCTTCATAACTTTTGCGTCTATGACCCCGACGATTGCGGAGTAAGTGGTTGCGGATCGTGCGACCATTATCGGGCTACCTTTACCATGACGCTCCGCGGCGGCTTCGCGTTCTTCCTCGGCGACTGGGTCGAGGTCCGGCTCGACCTTCTCGGCGTCGAACTGTTCTGCGAGCGGGCGTTCGGAGTGCTGTACTCGCCGAGCGTCGCGGTCGTGCTCCGGATCTGA
- a CDS encoding YaiI/YqxD family protein gives MRIFVDADGCPVKPEALRVAGRYGVQVSVVANTRLSLPPGENVERVVVGAGLDAADDWIAARVTEGDIVISGDIPLASRCLERGARVIDFKGKELTPETIGDAMGSRELMAYLRESGVNTGGPAPFEKKDRSRFLHRLDEVIQALRRRG, from the coding sequence TTGAGGATCTTCGTGGATGCGGACGGCTGCCCCGTGAAGCCGGAAGCGCTGCGCGTGGCGGGGCGCTACGGCGTGCAGGTGAGCGTGGTGGCCAACACGCGGCTGAGCCTGCCCCCAGGCGAGAACGTGGAGCGGGTGGTCGTCGGCGCGGGGCTCGACGCCGCGGACGACTGGATCGCGGCCCGCGTCACCGAGGGGGACATCGTGATCTCCGGCGACATCCCCCTCGCGTCGCGCTGCCTCGAGCGGGGCGCGCGCGTCATCGACTTCAAGGGCAAGGAGCTGACGCCCGAGACCATCGGCGACGCCATGGGGAGCCGGGAGCTCATGGCGTACCTGCGCGAATCGGGCGTCAACACGGGCGGCCCCGCGCCCTTCGAGAAGAAGGACCGTTCGCGCTTCCTGCACCGGCTCGACGAGGTCATCCAGGCCCTGCGGAGGCGGGGTTGA
- a CDS encoding DUF3368 domain-containing protein, giving the protein MGRLWVVNSSPLIVLGKVNRLPLLTDLAETVVVPDAVVREVARGPADDPAVRWLAGEGRTWVRDVGPVDPVVAAWDLGLGESHVLAWAAGNPGYEAIIDDLAARKCAHALRVPVRGVIGVLLLAKREGRIGRLAPVLDEVQAAGLLVGPEVLEAALRLASESEPD; this is encoded by the coding sequence GTGGGTAGACTCTGGGTCGTCAACTCGTCGCCGCTCATCGTCCTCGGCAAGGTGAACAGACTGCCGCTCCTCACCGACCTCGCGGAGACGGTCGTCGTACCTGACGCCGTGGTCCGTGAGGTGGCGCGCGGACCGGCAGACGACCCGGCCGTGCGCTGGCTCGCAGGCGAAGGACGCACATGGGTTCGCGATGTCGGCCCCGTGGATCCTGTAGTCGCCGCCTGGGATCTCGGGCTGGGCGAGAGCCACGTCCTCGCCTGGGCCGCGGGGAACCCGGGCTACGAGGCCATCATCGACGATCTGGCGGCGAGGAAGTGCGCCCATGCGCTCCGCGTGCCGGTGCGCGGCGTGATCGGTGTGCTGCTCCTCGCCAAGCGCGAGGGACGGATCGGCCGACTGGCGCCGGTCCTCGACGAGGTCCAGGCCGCGGGCCTGCTCGTCGGTCCCGAGGTCCTCGAAGCGGCGCTCCGTCTCGCGAGCGAGAGCGAGCCCGATTGA
- a CDS encoding UPF0175 family protein: MSVHISLDLPESAFSALRVAPEAFAREMRLAAAVKWYELGLVSQSKGAEVAGVTRHEFLEALSRFKVSPFQTTPEEMAEELARG; the protein is encoded by the coding sequence ATGTCAGTCCACATATCCCTCGATCTTCCCGAGAGCGCGTTCTCCGCGCTCCGTGTCGCACCCGAGGCGTTCGCCAGGGAGATGCGGCTCGCCGCCGCGGTGAAGTGGTACGAACTGGGTCTCGTGTCCCAGTCCAAGGGCGCTGAGGTTGCGGGCGTGACGCGCCACGAGTTCCTGGAGGCGCTCAGCCGCTTCAAGGTGTCTCCGTTCCAGACCACCCCCGAGGAAATGGCCGAGGAACTCGCCCGTGGGTAG